AGATACTCTTTAACTTTGGCACTCCCCACGTCGGTAAAACGCTCATTAGGAAGCTTATGGGATACTTGTGGGGTCTAAGGGAGGATAAGAGCGTTATAGGAGCTTCTAACATCACAGCACCGCAGTTAAGCCATAAACTAAACCAAACGACGTTGGCTATAACTTTAGATGAAGTTAGGAACGCTCTATCTAACCCTCATATCGCCGACCTTCTAAAGACGGCTACTACCAATATTCACGTTAAGAGTAGAATAGACAAAAACAGAGGCTACCGTATGACAGAATTCCACGCCTACGCCTCCCCTGTGATTATTACTAACTACGTTCCACAGCTCTACATAGGCTTAGAAGACCGTCTAATACCTGTAGAGTGGGATATAACCGATAAGAGGACTAAGGAGGAGGTTAGCAGGTTCGAGGGAAGGTTAGCCCAATACAAAGAGGACTTAGCTTATATCGGTAGTTACCTTAGGGCCTTCTATCTCCAGAATTGGGACAGGATTAAGCCGTTAATCCTTAACGAAGACCAGATAGAGGCCGGTAGGAAGCTTTTGGTTATGGTCTATGAGAGCTTAGGGCTTAGTGTTCCGGAGTGGCTTAGGCCGATAACATTAGAGTATGAGATAGAACAGCCGAGCGAGGAGGAGTTATTCCTAACGACCATTAGAGAAGACCTTTTAGAAAAGTGCCGTATGGTGGGGGTTGTTGAGGTGATAGACCCCACCACAGAAGAAGAGAGGACGATTAAAGAGAGCATTCTTAACCTTCCGTGGAGGGAGAGGATAAAGCACTTAGCTAAGAGGGGCGCCCTACCTGAATATATGGTTCTTGGAAGGAGAAAGATATACATAAAACCCACAATTATTCGAGCGATAAGGAAAAGAACCGGTTTCGAGTTGGCGGGAGGCTTAAAGAACTTAGCACAGCTCTTAGGCTACAAATACGACAATTTTAAACCAATTGGGAAGGCTATGGCAATATCTATAGATGACTTAGTCGAGAAGCTACCACAGAGGATACCAGAGGAAGAGGAGGACTTAGCCTTAATCCAAGACTTAGAGGAAGTCTTAGAGGCCACTAAGGACAACACAGGTTTTAGCCCGGTGGATAGGGTTATGGAAGGACTACTAAAGAGAGGGTGGAGTGAAAGGGATATTAGGCATATCCTCTACAAACTCCACGATAAAGGAGAGCTTTTAGAGTTTAATGGGAGGGTTAAGTTAAGACGTGATAGGGGGGAATAGTCTTCTAAGTGGACGCCCCCTATGGAGTATTTATTATTTTGATAACTTAACTTTGTGAGAAGTTAGGAAACTAACTAATAGGAGCCTTGAGAGTGGGGGGCCCACACAAAGAAGGCCAAATAGAGTAGGTCTTAGCTCAGGAGTGCTAACTTTTGAGATTAGACACACACAATAGACAGCACTTAAGAGAAGACGCAAACATTTAACCGGAAAATTAAACCGGGGGGCCCACACAAAGAAGGCCAAATAGAGTAGGTCTTAGCTCAGGAGTGCTAACTTTTGAGATTAGACACACACAATAGACAGCACTTAAGAGAAGACGCAAACATTTAACCGGAAAATTAAACCGGATGCACAGAAACGGACATTTCGGGGGCCGAGGAGAAGAGAAGTTAGGGGTATAGATATGGAAGGCCCAAAACCGGCGTTGCATCGTGTTGCATCTCGTTGCACCCCGTTTTCGGTTGTTGCATCTTGTTGCAACCCGTTACACCGCTTTCCTCCGGAGACCTACCCACTCCCACACGAACACCCGCAGTTCTGCCAAGTTCTGTCAGAACCTCCCAAGTTCAGCGAGAACCCGCCAAGTCCCACCAAGACCCAACAACCTCTACTCTACTCTCCCACTACACCGGGGGATACTGCTATATTCATTAGTTAATTAGGTGTATTCTGAAGAGAAACCAAAAGATAATGGCGGGTGCCAGTATGAGCCGAGAACCACAGGAGAGAGATGATGAGGAAAAAGAATTCATCGAAGGAATGCTAAGACTACTCGAACCCCTCTTAGCGGAAGATTGGAACACCGAAGCCGACGAATGGTGGGACTACGTGAAAGGCCGAAGGCACAAACATATTTAACCCATGATGATAAGCCATAATTGGTGGGAGAATGAGCGAGGCCATTAACCCTAACATGCTTCTTCAGAGAATAGATGAGATGGAGAAGGAATTAGAAAAACTCAGGCTTGAGGTTCTAAAAATGAGAGCTGAAAGCCTCCCCGTTGAAGAAGTGGACGAGGAGACCCTTAAAGACCTCGAAAAGAGGTTTGAGGAGTATAAGAGCGGGAAAGCGGAAGTAGTTAGCGGAGACGAAGCCGTTAAGATACTCTCGGAGATGCTGGAGGATTAACGCTTATAGGCCCTCCCTCTCGGTTCTATTTTGGACAGATAAATAACCTTATTCTCCCAATCAACCCCGTAGAAAACCCTATATCCCCCAAGCCGTAAGGCATAGGCCGGAAAGCCCTTAATCTTCATGCCCTTAACCCTTCTCACGTCGTAACCCTTAGGAACCGGTGAATTAGGGTCTATCTTTAAAGCCTCGATGAATTCAACCAATTTCCTAATGTGTGCCGGTTTTAGCCACCGTTTAGCCTCAACGAACACCCGCTTATCCACATCAACCCTAAACACACCCGCCACCATAATATCCTAAGACAACGGGCATTTAAATCATAAGGGCAAAATCTGGAGAAATCTCCCGTTTTCTCCCTAATAGCGGAAACTCGGAAAGTGATTTTTCTCGTAGAACCGACCCACCAATAATCAAGGTTCTACACCACCCACTTTTAAAGCTTAACAAAATTGTTAAGTAGCCCCCAAAGCCAGAGCTCGATACCTCCGCTTAACAAAGCCTGTCAAGGAGGATTGTAGGAAATAAAACACCTTTCAACGCCCTGAATAAACCTAAAAGAGGCGACAAAACGGAGAAAATGAAAAAACAAACATTCAAGGCGGATATTACCTAAACTTTACTAAACAAAAGTGTTAAATATTCAACGATTTCATTAAATCCGAGGGGATAACCATGAGTCA
The sequence above is a segment of the Thermococcus indicus genome. Coding sequences within it:
- a CDS encoding addiction module protein, whose translation is MSEAINPNMLLQRIDEMEKELEKLRLEVLKMRAESLPVEEVDEETLKDLEKRFEEYKSGKAEVVSGDEAVKILSEMLED
- a CDS encoding type II toxin-antitoxin system RelE family toxin; its protein translation is MFRVDVDKRVFVEAKRWLKPAHIRKLVEFIEALKIDPNSPVPKGYDVRRVKGMKIKGFPAYALRLGGYRVFYGVDWENKVIYLSKIEPRGRAYKR